The Gemmatimonadaceae bacterium DNA segment TTTCGTCGTCTGGACCGGGACTCGGTTCACGATGTTGCGGGTTCGCAAAACGTCAGCGGGCAAGCCGCGTTTTCGCCGGATGGTCGATGGATCGCGTTCTTTGCCGATGGGATGATCAGGAAGACGCCAGTGAATGGCGGAGCTTCGAGCGTTCTTGCGCCTGCGGCATGGGGACAGGTGGCGTGGATTGGAAATGACGCCGTCGTTTACACCCGGAACTACAATACCGGGCTCCACCGGATTTCCGCTGAAGGACGGGACAGCGCGATCCTGACGACTCCTGATCGCAAACGTGGCGAGCTCGGGCACTGGTGGCCGCAGGTGCTGCCGGATGGAAAGCACGTCCTTTTCACGACTTACCTCTCTCCCCCCGACAAATCCCGTATTGAAACGCTGTCGCTGGAAACGGGAAAACGGACGACGGTGCTCGAAGGTGCGTACCACGGCCAGTACACGAGTGGCCACCTCCTCTTCGCAAGAGGAGGCATCATGATGACCGTGCCGTTCGATGCAGGAGCGAGGCGCGTGATCGGATCTCCGGTACAGGTCGATCTGGACATACTTACCGACCCCTCCAATGGCTGGGCGGCGTCCTCGGTGGCGAATAACGGAACGCTGGCTTACGTGCGAGGAGGATCGAAGCGGAGTGAGCTGGTATGGAGAGATCAGCGTGGCAACGAAGAGCCCGCGATGGATTCCGCTGGCAGGTACACCGCCGCCGCTCCGTCTCCGGACGGTCGGAGCCTCGCCGTCATACGAGATGGAGACGTCTGGATTTTCAATCGGGACAGGCGGATTTTCACGAGGCTTACACGAACAGATCAAAAGGAGACCAACGTGATGTGGACCGCCGACAGCAGGGAGGTGGTGTACAACCGCGATGTCCCGCAGTACGACCTCTTCAAGCGCGTCGCCGACGCCAGCCAGCCCGAGCAACTGGTGCTGACTTCGCCTGTCGACAAGGAAGGAAGCTCAACCTCGCCGGCCGGCCGGCTCATTCTTTACGACGACGTAGAGGGTGGCAGTGAGGATATCTGGGTCGCCTCGCTTGATTTGCGCAGTGGCAAGCGCCCCGAGCTGGTTGTTGGCGGGCTGGGAAGCCAGGAAGACGGCAGATTCTCGCCAGGCGGCAACTGGATCTCGTACACCTCGAACGAATCCGGCCGAAGCGAAATTTATATGATGCCGTACCCTGCGGGCCGCGGACCCCGGCGGATCCAGGTATCAGTCGACGGCGGTGCGGCCTCGGAATGGTCGCGCGACGGGCGGACCATCTACTACGAGTGGGCCGGCCGAATCATCCGCGTCCCTGTGAATCCCGATGCGGGTACCGTCGGCCAGCCGGAAGCACTGCCGGCGATAGACCGGATGCGTGGCTGGACGCTCGCGCCCGACGGTCGCCTGCTGGTCGGAAAAATTCCCGCAAACGACGCGGCCGGCTCGGTCAAAATCGTGCTCAACTGGGCATCGACGTTGAAGTCCCGCACAATCCAATAACCGGGTTTATATGGGTTCCCATGTACTTTGCCGGTGTAGGGCAATCTACGGCTTGACGCCCCTCGCGATCCGATAAAGCAGAATCGCTGCACGCTTGGTTTGTGAAGGGAATTTCCGAAGATCAGCAGTCTCCTTATCCGTATGACCGTCCCACCCCGAGAGCCCGATCCCATCGATCGCTGACGAAATATGAGCAGCGGTGAATGACACATCTGCCGCTCCTGCCCGCATAGGATTTACCGCAACCACCGGCCCGAACCCCAGCTCACGGCTCGCCGCATCGTACATCGCCAGCAGCCGCCGGTTACCGTCAGTCGGCGCGAGCGGCGGATAGCCATCGTCAAACATTATCTCCGAGCGGGTCTGCGGCAGCGGCTGAGCAACAATCGCCCGCATCGTTGCCTTCACACTCGCGAGCTGCTGCGGCGAAATTGTCCGGATATCGCCGGTGACATGCATCGTCTTCGCGACAATGTTGCTCTTCCCGTGCGCGGTACCGCCCGGCTCGGTCGTATCCATCCGGATATCCGAGCCGCCAACCGCGAAACCGGGATTGAAAGTCAGGAACTCCTGCGCACTCAACTGCTCGCGGAACTGCTGCAGAACGCGCGCGGTCTCGAAGATCGCGCCGGCACCGATGTCGGCGCGGAAGATCTGTGAAGAGTGAGCTGGAGTACCCGTAGACTTGAGGACCCACGAACCCGAGCCGCGGCGCGAGACCACTGCCGTGCGCGGGTCGCCCGACCCATCCTCGAATCCGATCGCAAACTGAGAACGCTTCGACTCCTCGATGAGCGCCGCACGGGCCAGACTTACCGGATCCCCGGAATCTTCCTCATCTCCCATGAACACTGCGGTAATACTCATCGCCTGGAGTGCGCCGGCAGCGCGAAGCGCCTTAAGCGCCTGAACGATGATCACGTCGCCACCTTTCATGTCGATGATGCCTGGCCCGCGCGCCGTCGTATCACTCAGACGCTCGAACTTCTGGAACGGGCTGCTTGGCTCGAACACGGTGTCGAGGTGACCGATGAGAAGAATTCGCGGCCCAACGCCGGTCCGCTCCGCAACAAGATGCCCGGCCCGGCCGAATGGAGCACCATCAACCCAGCGTGCAGTGAAGCCGAGCGCCTCGAACTGAGCGCTGAGCACTTTGCCGACCTCGCGCACGCCCGCAAAATTCATCGTGCCGCTGTTGATGTTCACGAGTCGCTCGAGGAGCGCCAGACCTTCGGCATTACGCGTATCGACCGCTGCAGCGATGGCGCGCTCGATGGGACTCAACGGAACTACAGCAGACCCGGCGCCGGATTGACCATCAGCCACGCCTGTTGCCGAAACCGGACTGCTCCCGGCAGTGGAGGATGTCGTCGTGCCGGGAGTTGGACTCGCACCGCCGGCCGTTGGCCGCAGCACGGGGCGTGGCGCGCAGCCAGCCGCAATCGCGAGACACACAAGCGCTGCGAGTGTGAATCGGTGGGGAAGAACCTGAATCATGTCCATTGCAGTCAGCGGGTCTGTGATGTAATTGTGTCCGGACCTCTACGTTATCTCCGGCGACAGGGCGATGCAAAGACCACATCTGGCAGGCACCTTTCTGGGCGGTTGTCTTTTTTCAGGGCGCGCGGCGGGTCGGGCAGCCGGAGAGGCGGTTCGCTGACGATGAAATACGATGCGATCGTCGCCGGGCTCGGCGCTATGGGGAGTGCCACTGCCGCGCGTCTCGCGCTGGGCGGACAGCGGGTACTGGGCCTCGACCGATGGAGTCCCGGACACCCATTTGGATCGTCGCACGGAGACAGCCGCATAATCCGCGAGATGTACTTCGAGCATCCCATGTACGTGCCGCTCCTGCAGCGCGCGTACGAGCTCTGGGAGGACATGAGCGTGCGCGCCGGCGTGCCCCTCCTGCATCTGATCGGTGGCCTGATGGTCGGCAGGCACGATGGGACGCTGATCCCCGGCGTACTGAGGAGCGCCAAAGAGCATGGGCTCCCATATATATTGCTCACACCGCCTGAGGTCGCGATGCGATTTCCTGCGTTTGGGTTGCGCGACGATCTCAGCGCAGTGGTCGACCCGCGCGCAGGATACCTCAATCCTGAAGTGTGCAACGCAGCGCATCTTGCGGTCGCATCAAAAAACGGGGCGGACCTCAGATTTGAGGAGCCGGTGTTGTCGTGGGAGTCTTCCGACCGCGGGGTGACAGTAACTACGCCCAAGGGCAGGCATACAGCGAGTCGGATGGTGCTTGCGATGGGCGCTCGCATCGGCGGGTGCCTGAACGACTTGATGCTTCCGTTAGAAGTCGAGCGCCAGGCGGTATTCTGGCTCGAGCCGAAGCCACAGGTCGGTGCCTACGAGGAATCGGCGTTCCCGGTGTGGGCATACGAGTACGAGCCGCGGAAGGTATGCTACGGATTCCCGCGACTTCCGCGTGGCGTAAAGGCAAGCGTAATGCACAGCGGCGAGATCGTTGCCAACCCCGAGAGCGTCGAGCGGAGTGTCATGGACGTCGAAGTCGAGCCGCTGCTCAGCGCACTCGGCGGAATTCTTCCTGGACTCGCAGATGGGCGGGTCGTGGAGCGGGATGTATGTCTCTTCACAAACACCCCCGACAGGGACTTCATAATCGACTTCCATCCAGGCCATCCGCGTGTGCTCGTGTCGAGCGCGTGTTCCGGGCACGGCTTCAAATTTGCGAGCGTCATCGGAGAAATTCAGGCGAGCCTCGTGATGCACGGCGGCTCGCAGTTCGACCTTTCTCCGTTCAGAATCGATCGGGCAGGTTTGCAGGCCTAGATTCTGTAATCTCGGCCCTCCCGGTAGCCTGGGCGCGCGCCTCGACCTTTGCGACCAGAGCAACCAGTCGCTTCCGCTCGAGAGGGAGCTCTAGACTCGCCAGGATCGCCCGCTGAACAGGAAAGGGCAGCGGAGTGGGTTTCGTCTCGTCCCGATGATACGCGACCAGTGCTCCACCCAGTGCCAGCGGAATACGGAAACTCGTGCCATCACTGAAGAGCTCGGCGCGATCCACAATTGCGACTAGCGGCCGACGACCGCCTAGTGCCACGATCGCTTCTGAAATGTCACTGGCAATGGTGACCCTGTGCTCCGCGGCAGCAAGGGTCTGAACGACTCCCTCGATCAGCGTCGGGTCTGATCCCACAACGAGTATTTCTGTCACTAAATCAATCGCAGCACTGCGCTCTGTAGTAAACCAAGGAGGAAATATGCGACGATCGGTGTGATATCGATCGGACCAAGTGTTGGAATGACCTGGCGTAACGGCCGAAGAACAGGCTCACTGACAACATGCGCCCAGCGGATCCACGGCGAGTGCGGTGATATGGGCAGCCACGTGCTGATCACGCGCACGAGAATCGCCATGCGGAGAAAAGCAAACGTCCAGGCAACCAGCAGCCGGAATATTCCGCGCGGGCCCGCCTGAACGGAAGCCGCGATGCCATAGACCTGGCCGGCGATGAAATCCAGAACGCTGATGAGAAGTATGCCACCTACCACCGCGCCTGCCAGTGCCCAAAGTGGCGCGCTTGCCGGGTTGCCACCCGCTTTGACGATACGCCGCTCCACCGGCTCGAGAATCGGATCGATCCTCGACCTGGAGAAACGGGCAAGCCCGCCAAAGACATTCACCTTTCGCGTTCGCACCAGCCAGTCGATCACACAGAAACCGGCGAACAGTAAAACTATGGCGACTACTACGAGCCGGACAACACCCAGCACGTCGTTGAACAGCATCGTCGCAGGCTCCACTACTGAAGCGTTACGCGCATATTCAGATTCTGCACCAGGAACGCGAATCTGTCGGCGGCCTCATCGATCCGCTTGGCAGTCGGTTTGCCAGCACCATGCCCGGCCTTGGTATCGATCCGGATGAGTATCGGTGCCGGGCCAGCCTGGGAATTCTGAAGCGTCGCCGCATACTTGAACGAATGCCCGGGAACGACACGGTCGTCGTGATCCGCGGTAAGAACCATCGTCGCCGGATAACGAACGCCCGGCTTGATGTTGTGAAGCGGAGAATAGGCACGCAGAAACGCGAAGTCCGCCGGATTGTCTGCGGAGCCGTAATCCGACGTCCACGCCGCGCCGATGGTGAACTTGTGAAAGCGAAGCATGTCCATCACCCCAACGGCCGGCAGGGCCGCGCCAAACAGCTCAGGGCGTTGATTCACGACGGCTCCCACAAGCAGCCCACCATTCGAGCCCCCGGCAACCGCGAGTTTCGCGGGCGACGTATATCGTTCGTTCACCAGATACTGTGCTGCACCGATGAAATCATCAAAAACGTTCTGCTTCCTGCCCAGCGTCCCTGCTTCATGCCAGTCTTTTCCGTACTCGCCACCTCCGCGGAGATTGGCGACAGCGTAAACGCCGCCCATCTCGAGCCACACCAGGTTGGCAGGAGAAAACGCCGGAGTCTGCGAAATGTTGAATCCGCCATACCCGTAGAGAATGGTGGGGTTAGCACCATTGAGCGTCAGCCCTTTCTTCGACGTTATGAAGATTGGTACCTGCGTTCCGTCCTTGCTCTTGAAAAAAACCTGTTTCGTCTCGAACTGGTTCAGATCCATCGGCAGCGACGCAGTCTTGTAAACCGTGTTGACCCGCCGCTTCAGGTCGTAGCGAAACACCGATGGCGGAGAGAGATAGGACGTGAAGCTGTAAAACATCTCGTCATCCTTCGGTCGGCCGGTGATGCCGCTTACAGAGCCAATTCCCGGCAGCGCAATCTCGCCAATGTACGGGTACCCGGGCGCGCTCCTGCTGGCCCGGTCATCACGCACCACTGCTTCTTCCGGCGCGGGCGGGCGTTGAGCTCCTCTCGAAGATCCGCCGGGAAACGCGCCCTGCCTCGTTCCGCGCCCGCGGCGCAGATCATCCGCGTCAGGCATGCCGTATACGCGAATGCTGGAATGCGCATCCTGAAGGTAGGAAACTACCAGTCTGTTTCCGATTACCTGGACATTCCCCATCGCATCCTTTCCCTCAGGAATAACGGTGAGCCAGCGAGTCGATTGAGCCGCGTTGATATCGATCGAAACGAGCCGCCCCTTTGGCGCACCAAAATCAGTACGAACGAGAAAATTGTCACCCGTGTTGTGAACAAACGCATACTCGGCGTCGAGCTGATCGATGAGACGCACGACCGGTGCGTCAACCTTCGGCTTCTTCGCATTGTCGAGGAACACGTAGTAAAGGCGCGTACGGCGGTCCGAACCCGCGCTCACAGTGATGACAGCGAATGTACCGTCGTCGGTGACAGTTGCATCGAAAAGCCACCCGGGCTGATCAGGACGGTCATAAACAAGCCGGTCGGCCGACTGTGGAGCGCCGAGCCGGTGGTAATAGAGTTTCTGATTCTGATTGACGTTCGTAAGGGTGTTACCGTTTTTTGGCGAATCGTAGCGGGAGTAGAAGAACCCTTTGTTATCCTTGGTCCACGAAAGGCCCGAGAACTTTACCCACTTGAGGGTGTCGGTGAGATCGCGCCCGGTATCTACATTGCGCACCCGGAATTCCTGCCAGTCTGATCCGCTCGCAGATACTCCGTAACCGAGATACCGGCCGTCCGGTGATTCCTGGCTGGTTGAGAGCGCCACCGTTCCATCTGCAGACATGGAGTTGGGGTCAAGCAGCACCCGCGCGGGGCGGCCGTCATCCTTCACGTAGAGAATGCTCTGGCTCAGGAGCCCGCTGTTCTCGTAATAGAACAAGCGGTTGCCTGCCCTCGAGGGCGACGAATATTTGGGATAATTCCAGACCTGCATGAGGCGATTTCTGATTGCCGCGCGCGCCGGGATCCCTGCCAGATACGAAAACGTCACTGCGTTCTGAGCCTGAACCCACGCAGCGGTCTCCGGCGAGTCGGTGTTCTCGAGCCAGCGGTAGGGGTCGGCGATCCGGGAGCCATGATAGTCGTCCGTCTGACTGCCGCGCGCTGTCGCGGGATATCTGACGGCGCCGGGCGGAGTTTGCCCCTCTGCGGCCTGAGCCAGCGAAACAGCCAGGAACGCGATAACGGTCGAAGGACGATAAAAAGACATGTACGCCATTTGTTATGAGTAGCTCAATTTACGGTAAATGAGCGCAATGGTTCCAGCCGGACCGTGCGAGCTCTTTGATTGTGTTCAGCAAGCTTGCAAGAGTTGGCTGCTGCTGTGCGGTGAACCGCAATTCGCGATGGACCAGTCTTGCGGCTGGCAATCCGGCGGTGGAATCGATAACATCGGAACGTGATGCGGAGTGCATGGTGAGTTCAGAGAGAACGAAGCGCCGTTACTGGCTGCTGAAATCCGAGCCGACGTCATTTTCCTTTGACGACCTCGTCAATGCGCCGTTGCAAACCACGGCTTGGGACGGCGTGCGGAATTATCAGGCCCGGAACATGATGCGCGACGGCATGCAGCCGGGCGATCTGGCTTTTTTCTACCATTCGAGCTGCGACCCCACGGGGATTGCCGGGATCGCGGAGGTGGTTCGCGGCGGGTATCCTGATCCAACGGCTTTCGATTCGGATGACTCGCACTACGATCCTAAGAGCAATAAGGAGTCGCCAATATGGTTCGTGGTGGACGTGAAAGCAGTCAAAGCGTTTCCGCGTATCATCACTCTTGCTGAGCTGCGGAGTGTGACGGGGCTGGAGAAGATGGTATTGCTCCAGCGGGGGAGCCGACTTTCGGTTCAGCCCGTGACGGAGGAGGAGTGGACCATAATCACCGATACTTTTTCGCCCGGCTTAGCTTAATTTTGAGCAACACGAGGAGAACGCATGACCGGCACCACCGCTGCACCCCCTGATCCATCAGCCTCGACAGACGCAATCGACGTAACTGACTCGCGCACCGGAAAGACCTACAGTCTTCCGATCGCCGATGGTGCCATTCGCGCCAACGATCTGAAAAAAATCACGACTTCGGATGAAGACGATCCGGGTCTTCTCAGTTATGACCCTGCTTTTCTGAACACCGCGTCATGCCGGAGCTCGATTACCTACATCGATGGGGACAAGGGCATCCTGCGGTACCGCGGCTATCCCATCGAGCAGCTGGCGGAAGGTTCCAGCTTCCTCGAAGTAGCGTGGCTGCTCCGGCACGGTGAGCTGCCCAATCAGACAGAGTACGATGAGTTCGTGCACGAGATCACGTACCACACATACGTGCACGAAAACATGCGGAAATTTCTTGAAGGTTTTCGCTACGACGCTCATCCCATGGCGATGCTGAACAGCTCGGTTGCCGCGCTTGCGTCGTTCTATCCGTCGGCCCGCAACATCATGGACGAGCAGGAGCGGAACATCTCGATGATCCGTCTCCTCGCAAAGGTTCCGACCATCGCTGCCTTCTGCTACCGGCATTTAAAAGGGCTCCCATTCGTTTATCCGGACAACGAGCTGTCTTATGTCGACAATTTCCTGTCGATGGTCGCGCGGATGACAGAGCCGAAGTACGAGGCCAATCCCATTTTCTCGAAGGCGCTCGAGGTACTGTTCATCCTTCACGCCGATCACGAGCAGAACTGCTCGACCAGCGCGGTCCGAGCGGTAGGCTCATCGCATGTCGACCCGTTCTCGGCCATGTCGGCCGGAATAGCGGCGCTCTTCGGCCCGCTGCATGGCGGCGCGAACGAGCAGGTTCTCAGGATGATCGAGGAGATCGGGAATGTGAAAAACATTCCCCAGTTCATCGAGGGCGTAAAAGGTGGCAAGGGCAAGCTGATGGGCTTCGGACATCGCGTTTACAAGAGCTACGACCCGCGGGCAACGATCGTGAAGAAACTGGCGGACGAAGTCTTTGCCGTCGTTGGCGTGGACAAGGATCTCGAGATTGCGCTGGAGCTCGAGCGGATTGCGCTGTCGGACGAATATTTCGTTTCGCGCAAGCTGTATCCGAATGTCGACTTCTACACCGGATTGATTTACCGGTCGATGGCGTTCCCCACGGAATTCTTCACAGTACTGTTTGCGATTGCCCGCACTGCCGGCTGGCTGGCGCAATGGGAAGAGATGCTGCTCGACAAGGAGCAGAAAATCGCCAGGCCACGGCAGATCTACACTGGCTACGACGAACGGCCGTACGAGCGGAACG contains these protein-coding regions:
- a CDS encoding EVE domain-containing protein, which produces MSSERTKRRYWLLKSEPTSFSFDDLVNAPLQTTAWDGVRNYQARNMMRDGMQPGDLAFFYHSSCDPTGIAGIAEVVRGGYPDPTAFDSDDSHYDPKSNKESPIWFVVDVKAVKAFPRIITLAELRSVTGLEKMVLLQRGSRLSVQPVTEEEWTIITDTFSPGLA
- a CDS encoding citrate synthase — its product is MTGTTAAPPDPSASTDAIDVTDSRTGKTYSLPIADGAIRANDLKKITTSDEDDPGLLSYDPAFLNTASCRSSITYIDGDKGILRYRGYPIEQLAEGSSFLEVAWLLRHGELPNQTEYDEFVHEITYHTYVHENMRKFLEGFRYDAHPMAMLNSSVAALASFYPSARNIMDEQERNISMIRLLAKVPTIAAFCYRHLKGLPFVYPDNELSYVDNFLSMVARMTEPKYEANPIFSKALEVLFILHADHEQNCSTSAVRAVGSSHVDPFSAMSAGIAALFGPLHGGANEQVLRMIEEIGNVKNIPQFIEGVKGGKGKLMGFGHRVYKSYDPRATIVKKLADEVFAVVGVDKDLEIALELERIALSDEYFVSRKLYPNVDFYTGLIYRSMAFPTEFFTVLFAIARTAGWLAQWEEMLLDKEQKIARPRQIYTGYDERPYERNATL
- a CDS encoding protein kinase; the protein is MLTRLGLALADRYRVMRETGAGGMATVYLAHDLRHERDVAIKVLHPDLAAALGAERFLAEIKTTARLQHPHILPLLDSGDADGLLFYVMPYVAGESLRRRLERETQLAVDDAVRIGREVASALESAHRQGVVHRDIKPENILLHEDQALVADFGIALAVSAAGGSRMTQTGLSLGTPAYMAPEQAMGERAIDGRADIYALGAVMYEMLVGEAPFTGPTVQAIVARVMTEQPRALTGQRRSIPANVNAAVLKALEKLPADRFTSAAQFSNALVTPGFGLAAGETDNQASESRARHLLRRPSLAWGVTAAAILVAAMMAVRSATNRELPVVASLSVELPPGMRLNDFTVGVVQLNADASVLAIEVISGGINKLVFRRLDRDSVHDVAGSQNVSGQAAFSPDGRWIAFFADGMIRKTPVNGGASSVLAPAAWGQVAWIGNDAVVYTRNYNTGLHRISAEGRDSAILTTPDRKRGELGHWWPQVLPDGKHVLFTTYLSPPDKSRIETLSLETGKRTTVLEGAYHGQYTSGHLLFARGGIMMTVPFDAGARRVIGSPVQVDLDILTDPSNGWAASSVANNGTLAYVRGGSKRSELVWRDQRGNEEPAMDSAGRYTAAAPSPDGRSLAVIRDGDVWIFNRDRRIFTRLTRTDQKETNVMWTADSREVVYNRDVPQYDLFKRVADASQPEQLVLTSPVDKEGSSTSPAGRLILYDDVEGGSEDIWVASLDLRSGKRPELVVGGLGSQEDGRFSPGGNWISYTSNESGRSEIYMMPYPAGRGPRRIQVSVDGGAASEWSRDGRTIYYEWAGRIIRVPVNPDAGTVGQPEALPAIDRMRGWTLAPDGRLLVGKIPANDAAGSVKIVLNWASTLKSRTIQ
- a CDS encoding prolyl oligopeptidase family serine peptidase is translated as MAYMSFYRPSTVIAFLAVSLAQAAEGQTPPGAVRYPATARGSQTDDYHGSRIADPYRWLENTDSPETAAWVQAQNAVTFSYLAGIPARAAIRNRLMQVWNYPKYSSPSRAGNRLFYYENSGLLSQSILYVKDDGRPARVLLDPNSMSADGTVALSTSQESPDGRYLGYGVSASGSDWQEFRVRNVDTGRDLTDTLKWVKFSGLSWTKDNKGFFYSRYDSPKNGNTLTNVNQNQKLYYHRLGAPQSADRLVYDRPDQPGWLFDATVTDDGTFAVITVSAGSDRRTRLYYVFLDNAKKPKVDAPVVRLIDQLDAEYAFVHNTGDNFLVRTDFGAPKGRLVSIDINAAQSTRWLTVIPEGKDAMGNVQVIGNRLVVSYLQDAHSSIRVYGMPDADDLRRGRGTRQGAFPGGSSRGAQRPPAPEEAVVRDDRASRSAPGYPYIGEIALPGIGSVSGITGRPKDDEMFYSFTSYLSPPSVFRYDLKRRVNTVYKTASLPMDLNQFETKQVFFKSKDGTQVPIFITSKKGLTLNGANPTILYGYGGFNISQTPAFSPANLVWLEMGGVYAVANLRGGGEYGKDWHEAGTLGRKQNVFDDFIGAAQYLVNERYTSPAKLAVAGGSNGGLLVGAVVNQRPELFGAALPAVGVMDMLRFHKFTIGAAWTSDYGSADNPADFAFLRAYSPLHNIKPGVRYPATMVLTADHDDRVVPGHSFKYAATLQNSQAGPAPILIRIDTKAGHGAGKPTAKRIDEAADRFAFLVQNLNMRVTLQ
- the solA gene encoding N-methyl-L-tryptophan oxidase, translated to MKYDAIVAGLGAMGSATAARLALGGQRVLGLDRWSPGHPFGSSHGDSRIIREMYFEHPMYVPLLQRAYELWEDMSVRAGVPLLHLIGGLMVGRHDGTLIPGVLRSAKEHGLPYILLTPPEVAMRFPAFGLRDDLSAVVDPRAGYLNPEVCNAAHLAVASKNGADLRFEEPVLSWESSDRGVTVTTPKGRHTASRMVLAMGARIGGCLNDLMLPLEVERQAVFWLEPKPQVGAYEESAFPVWAYEYEPRKVCYGFPRLPRGVKASVMHSGEIVANPESVERSVMDVEVEPLLSALGGILPGLADGRVVERDVCLFTNTPDRDFIIDFHPGHPRVLVSSACSGHGFKFASVIGEIQASLVMHGGSQFDLSPFRIDRAGLQA
- a CDS encoding M20/M25/M40 family metallo-hydrolase, encoding MDMIQVLPHRFTLAALVCLAIAAGCAPRPVLRPTAGGASPTPGTTTSSTAGSSPVSATGVADGQSGAGSAVVPLSPIERAIAAAVDTRNAEGLALLERLVNINSGTMNFAGVREVGKVLSAQFEALGFTARWVDGAPFGRAGHLVAERTGVGPRILLIGHLDTVFEPSSPFQKFERLSDTTARGPGIIDMKGGDVIIVQALKALRAAGALQAMSITAVFMGDEEDSGDPVSLARAALIEESKRSQFAIGFEDGSGDPRTAVVSRRGSGSWVLKSTGTPAHSSQIFRADIGAGAIFETARVLQQFREQLSAQEFLTFNPGFAVGGSDIRMDTTEPGGTAHGKSNIVAKTMHVTGDIRTISPQQLASVKATMRAIVAQPLPQTRSEIMFDDGYPPLAPTDGNRRLLAMYDAASRELGFGPVVAVNPMRAGAADVSFTAAHISSAIDGIGLSGWDGHTDKETADLRKFPSQTKRAAILLYRIARGVKP
- a CDS encoding YggT family protein, which translates into the protein MEPATMLFNDVLGVVRLVVVAIVLLFAGFCVIDWLVRTRKVNVFGGLARFSRSRIDPILEPVERRIVKAGGNPASAPLWALAGAVVGGILLISVLDFIAGQVYGIAASVQAGPRGIFRLLVAWTFAFLRMAILVRVISTWLPISPHSPWIRWAHVVSEPVLRPLRQVIPTLGPIDITPIVAYFLLGLLQSAVLRLI